From the genome of Cedecea lapagei, one region includes:
- a CDS encoding isochorismatase family protein — MSRTALINIDTQQSFFHRSYWRENDVPAFQQAMLMLIAGCQKKGIPVVDIFHVDEDDVFSLASGFVTPMPFLQHQPAVSFQKHVHNAFTDTGLDHWLRTRDINHLIICGIRTEQCCETTTRVASDLGYRVSFVSEAMLTFPMTWKGVTLDTATLRHRTETVLAGRFAEIQTVVECLESLE; from the coding sequence ATGTCACGTACCGCCCTGATTAACATCGATACCCAACAGTCGTTCTTCCACCGGAGTTACTGGCGGGAGAACGATGTCCCTGCGTTTCAGCAGGCGATGCTGATGCTTATTGCGGGCTGCCAGAAAAAGGGCATACCGGTGGTGGATATCTTCCACGTGGATGAAGACGATGTTTTTTCACTGGCGTCCGGGTTTGTTACGCCGATGCCATTTTTACAGCATCAGCCCGCGGTCAGCTTCCAGAAACACGTCCACAACGCGTTTACCGATACCGGGCTGGATCATTGGCTCCGCACCCGAGACATCAACCACCTGATTATCTGTGGGATCCGCACCGAGCAATGCTGTGAAACCACCACGCGCGTTGCCTCTGACCTCGGCTACCGGGTTTCTTTCGTGAGCGAAGCCATGCTGACCTTCCCGATGACCTGGAAAGGCGTTACGCTGGACACCGCCACCCTGCGCCACCGCACTGAAACCGTGCTGGCAGGGCGGTTTGCCGAGATACAAACCGTCGTCGAATGTCTGGAGTCGCTGGAATGA
- a CDS encoding GlxA family transcriptional regulator produces the protein MRTGVWFVVLPGVLSLDLSGPAETLVLARNAFELHYIGPDSEVETSIGLTFSGIQPLPQRLPAGSLLVLPGVCDSNRFFATPQAEEVRRWLTRLQPQIHSQQLNLMCVCSGALLAARAGLMHGIQCTTHHDVLERLKAAAPGAQVKDNRIFVEDQGIWTSAGITSGIDLSLHLINRYCGPRVALEVAREMVVWFRRSGDDPQLSPWLRYRNHIHPAVHRAQDLLSASPESPWPVPAIASRVHVSPRHLSRLFQQHLGISVRDYLEQLRLAVAEQRLQQGQRMEQAAIAAGFSSPRQLHRARDRVRDA, from the coding sequence ATGAGAACAGGTGTCTGGTTTGTGGTGCTGCCGGGGGTTTTGTCCCTCGATCTGAGCGGCCCGGCGGAAACGCTGGTGCTGGCGAGGAACGCGTTTGAGCTGCACTACATTGGCCCGGACTCTGAGGTTGAAACCTCTATTGGCCTGACCTTCAGCGGCATTCAGCCGTTACCGCAACGGCTTCCCGCCGGGAGCCTGCTGGTCTTGCCCGGCGTATGCGATTCCAACCGATTTTTTGCCACGCCGCAGGCGGAAGAGGTCAGACGCTGGTTAACTCGCCTGCAGCCGCAAATTCATAGTCAGCAACTTAATCTGATGTGCGTCTGCTCAGGGGCGCTGCTGGCCGCGCGAGCGGGATTGATGCACGGTATTCAGTGCACCACGCACCATGATGTCCTTGAGCGATTAAAGGCGGCGGCGCCGGGGGCACAGGTAAAAGACAACAGAATTTTTGTTGAAGACCAGGGGATTTGGACCAGCGCCGGGATCACTTCCGGTATCGATCTTTCTCTGCATTTGATTAACCGCTACTGCGGCCCGAGGGTGGCGCTGGAGGTGGCCAGAGAGATGGTGGTCTGGTTCCGCCGCTCGGGTGACGATCCGCAGCTTTCGCCCTGGCTTCGCTACCGCAACCACATTCACCCCGCCGTGCATCGCGCGCAGGATCTGCTTTCCGCTTCTCCGGAATCACCCTGGCCGGTGCCTGCGATCGCCAGCCGGGTTCACGTTAGCCCGCGGCACTTATCCCGCCTCTTTCAGCAGCACCTGGGGATATCCGTGCGCGACTATCTGGAACAACTGCGGCTAGCCGTGGCGGAACAGCGTCTACAGCAGGGGCAGCGCATGGAGCAGGCCGCCATTGCTGCCGGATTCTCCTCTCCGCGCCAGCTGCATCGGGCGCGGGACAGGGTGCGAGATGCTTAG
- a CDS encoding acyltransferase — MQQKINWIDNLRGIACLMVVMIHTTTWYITNPHTVTAFSWDFSNVLNSASRVSVPLFFMISGYLFFGERSAQQRHFLRIASCLLFYSAIALLYIWLFTPISVGLALRYILVKPVFYHLWFFFAIVVIYLLSPLIQVKKVSAVTILGLMVLLGVVANPNTVPQTFGNMRWLPVNLYINGDTFYYVLYGILGRAIGMLDTQRKGVSGLAGGLFVICVISIALGTHRQLGINQNFAETFYVYCGPLVFMAAISLLVVAKNCLNRRPLPGLTFISRYSLGIYGFHALIIHYLRTHDIELTAWPVLDILWIFGVTLAGSLLLAVGVGKLDRKKLVS; from the coding sequence ATGCAGCAAAAAATAAACTGGATTGATAACCTTCGGGGCATTGCCTGCCTGATGGTGGTTATGATCCACACCACGACCTGGTACATCACGAACCCACATACCGTGACCGCGTTTAGCTGGGATTTCTCAAACGTTCTGAACTCGGCTTCACGCGTCAGCGTGCCGCTCTTTTTCATGATTTCCGGGTATCTGTTTTTTGGCGAACGCAGCGCACAGCAGCGTCACTTCCTGAGGATAGCCAGCTGCCTGCTGTTCTATAGCGCCATTGCGCTGCTCTATATCTGGCTGTTCACCCCGATCAGCGTCGGCCTCGCGCTGCGCTATATCCTGGTTAAGCCGGTGTTCTATCACCTGTGGTTCTTCTTCGCGATCGTGGTGATTTACCTGCTTTCGCCGCTAATACAGGTGAAGAAGGTCAGCGCCGTGACAATCCTTGGGTTAATGGTACTGCTCGGCGTGGTGGCAAACCCTAACACGGTGCCGCAGACGTTCGGCAACATGCGCTGGCTGCCCGTTAACCTCTACATCAACGGCGACACCTTCTATTACGTGCTTTATGGAATTTTAGGCCGGGCGATTGGCATGCTCGATACCCAAAGAAAAGGCGTAAGTGGCCTGGCGGGCGGCCTGTTTGTGATTTGCGTCATCTCGATTGCCCTGGGGACTCACCGGCAGCTAGGTATCAACCAGAACTTTGCCGAGACGTTCTACGTTTACTGCGGCCCGCTGGTGTTTATGGCCGCCATCAGCCTGCTGGTTGTGGCAAAGAACTGCCTGAACCGGCGGCCGCTTCCCGGCCTGACCTTCATTTCACGTTATTCGCTGGGGATTTATGGATTTCATGCGCTAATCATTCACTATCTGCGCACGCACGATATAGAACTGACCGCCTGGCCGGTGCTGGATATTCTCTGGATCTTCGGCGTGACGCTGGCAGGCAGCCTGCTGCTGGCCGTTGGCGTGGGAAAACTCGACCGTAAAAAACTGGTCAGCTAA
- a CDS encoding YsaB family lipoprotein: protein MMAERKNRLLLTAFLALMLSACSAPQQESQSAKASRPIVHTAAMELACKNQAAYRYNTQPQRINLSEFKQYQASYEMMGSTTRKEGFTCSFDESGQFSHLSSRENLNQRATT from the coding sequence ATGATGGCAGAAAGAAAAAATAGACTCCTCTTAACCGCTTTTTTAGCGCTAATGCTTAGCGCCTGCAGTGCGCCCCAGCAGGAAAGTCAGTCTGCGAAGGCGAGTCGCCCGATTGTTCACACCGCGGCGATGGAGCTGGCCTGTAAAAATCAGGCGGCATACCGCTATAACACTCAGCCGCAGCGCATCAATCTGTCAGAATTTAAACAGTACCAGGCAAGCTATGAAATGATGGGCAGCACCACCCGCAAAGAGGGTTTCACCTGCTCGTTTGACGAAAGTGGTCAATTTTCACACCTTTCCAGCCGCGAAAACCTCAACCAACGGGCAACAACCTGA
- the glyQ gene encoding glycine--tRNA ligase subunit alpha translates to MQKFDTKTFQGLILTLQDYWARQGCTIVQPLDMEVGAGTSHPMTCLRALGPEPMATAYVQPSRRPTDGRYGENPNRLQHYYQFQVVIKPSPDNIQELYLGSLKELGMDPEIHDIRFVEDNWENPTLGAWGLGWEVWLNGMEVTQFTYFQQVGGLECKPVTGEITYGLERLAMYIQGVDSVYDLVWSDGPLGKTTYGDVFHQNEVEQSTYNFEYADVDFLFTCFEQYEKEAQQLLALETPLPLPAYERILKAAHSFNLLDARKAISVTERQRYILRIRTLTKAVAEAYYASREALGFPMCNKKN, encoded by the coding sequence ATGCAAAAGTTTGATACCAAGACCTTTCAAGGCCTGATCCTGACTTTACAGGACTACTGGGCTCGCCAGGGCTGCACCATTGTTCAACCTTTGGACATGGAAGTGGGCGCAGGCACCTCTCACCCGATGACCTGTCTGCGTGCCTTAGGGCCGGAGCCAATGGCCACCGCTTATGTGCAGCCGTCCCGCCGTCCTACCGATGGCCGCTATGGCGAAAACCCGAACCGTTTACAGCACTACTATCAGTTCCAGGTGGTGATTAAGCCTTCTCCGGACAACATTCAGGAGCTGTACCTCGGGTCGCTGAAAGAGCTGGGTATGGATCCGGAGATCCATGACATTCGCTTCGTGGAAGATAACTGGGAAAACCCAACGCTTGGCGCATGGGGCCTGGGCTGGGAAGTCTGGCTCAACGGCATGGAAGTGACGCAGTTCACCTACTTCCAGCAGGTCGGTGGCCTGGAGTGTAAGCCGGTGACCGGCGAAATCACCTACGGTTTAGAGCGTCTTGCTATGTACATTCAGGGCGTAGACAGCGTTTACGACCTCGTGTGGAGCGACGGCCCGCTGGGTAAAACCACCTACGGCGACGTGTTCCACCAGAACGAAGTGGAGCAGTCCACCTATAACTTCGAATACGCTGACGTGGACTTCCTGTTCACCTGCTTTGAGCAGTACGAGAAAGAAGCCCAGCAGCTGCTGGCGCTGGAAACTCCGCTGCCGCTGCCGGCCTACGAACGTATTCTGAAAGCCGCTCACAGCTTTAACCTGCTGGATGCGCGCAAGGCCATTTCCGTGACCGAGCGCCAGCGCTACATTCTGCGCATTCGCACCCTGACCAAAGCCGTGGCCGAAGCCTACTACGCTTCTCGTGAAGCGCTTGGCTTCCCGATGTGCAATAAGAAAAACTAA